The following coding sequences are from one Rutidosis leptorrhynchoides isolate AG116_Rl617_1_P2 chromosome 11, CSIRO_AGI_Rlap_v1, whole genome shotgun sequence window:
- the LOC139876321 gene encoding inactive protein RESTRICTED TEV MOVEMENT 2-like, whose amino-acid sequence MDPKFGGTNLQTLLSYDEFEPLCTWQREDRQDVLVIHLPDFTKDKLRIQISNTGLLKITGENAVEGKRKSRFQKEIRVTKDYDTDNIHAKFSQGRLRVTLPKKVITPVPESPQPPVVTSSPQNGESSNMNTSEKLFDPKGATRVGQVLRSKMFTQIMVNVGFVMMVGFSVYTAYKYWSLYVKIDED is encoded by the exons ATGGACCCAAAATTTGGAGGCACCAATTTGCAGACATTGCTTTCGTATGATGAATTCGAACCACTCTGTACATGGCAACGAGAGGATCGTCAAGATGTATTAGTGATCCATCTCCCAG ATTTCACGAAGGATAAACTAAGAATCCAAATAAGCAATACCGGACTTTTAAAGATCACCGGAGAAAATGCGGTTGAAGGTAAACGAAAGAGCCGATTCCAGAAAGAAATCAGGGTTACTAAAGATTACGACACGGATAACATTCATGCGAAGTTTTCTCAAGGTCGTCTTCGTGTTACTTTGCCTAAAAAAGTTATAACACCAGTACCCGAATCACCACAACCACCAGTAGTAACCTCGTCGCCTCAAAACGGAGAAAGTAGTAACATGAACACCTCTGAAAAACTCTTTGATCCGAAAGGCGCAACAAGAGTAGGCCAAGTTTTGAGGTCTAAAATGTTTACTCAAATCATGGTGAATGTTGGGTTTGTGATGATGGTAGGTTTTAGTGTTTATACTGCTTACAAATATTGGAGTTTGTATGTAAAAATTGATGAGGATTAA